The genomic stretch GGTGGTTTCGGCCCCGGCATCAGGACATTGGTCCTCTGCTTATATAATGACTCCAACATGAGTCAGCCTAAAATCCATAGCTTGTTGCAGACAGTCGGTGTTGAAATCTCACCAGCAACAATTTCTCGCATAATAACAGACGATGTTACCTGTTTTCACGACGAAAAATCTGAAATTGTCTCGGCTGGTCTTCAAGCAACGAATTATCAGAATGCTGATGATACCAGTGCTCGTGTCAATGGCGCCAATTTCTACAACCATGTACTCTGCAGCCCCTATTATACAGCATATTTTACCAGAGCGAAGAAGAATCGCCTGACTCTGCTGGAAATATTCAGTGAAGGCGAATTGACCTTCCAGCTAAACTCGCAAACCATTGAACTGTTAAGTGACTTTAACCTGTCTGAAAAACAGCGGCAACGTCTGACACCATTTTTAAGTGAACGCATAATGGAGCGTTCTGAAATGGATGCTTTGTTGAGTAGGCTGTTTCCTGACCCTGGCAAACAGAAAACGAATCGTCAACGCATTTTGGAAGCCTGTGCTGTGACAGCGTTTCGTCATCAGGGCCGCCCGTTTCCGATCCTTATCTGTGATGATGCCCCTCAGTTTAAGGGGATCACCGAACATCTTGGTCTATGCTGGGTCCACGAAGGCAGGCATTACAAGAAACTGCAGCCGTTCATGGAAAATAATCGCGAGAAACTGGCAAAAGTGCTCAGTGACTTTTGGGATTATTACCATTGCCTGCGGAGCTATAAAGAGGCTCCCTCCAAGGCTGAAGCTGAACGTCTTTCCGAGCAGTTCGACACCTTATTCCTGCAAACAACAGGCTATGATCAGCTAGATGACCGTTTACGGAAAACATGGGCCAAGAAGGATAATCTTCTGCTTGTCCTGCAATATCCGCACATTCCTTTGCATAATAATTCTGCGGAACTTGGTGCCAGAGTTCAGGCACGAAAACGGGATGTCAGTTTCCAGACGAAAAACGAAAAAGGGACTCAAGCAAAAGACACCATGATGACTGTGGTCGAAACTGCAAAAAAAATGTCGGTCAATGTGTTTGAATACATCCATGACCGTATCAGCAAAAAGTACGAAATGCCCTCCTTGGCATCCATCATTTCATCTCAATCTCAGCATACTGCTTCCGACCCCGCCTGAAAATATTCCTGTTACCCTGGTTTTTGGAGAGGATACTATTTTGCCAAAAGACGACTGGTCGTTTATCTACAAAGATAAAATTTGGCCTCTCATAGACGAAAACCAGTTCAAGCATCTTTATTCGAAAGAGGCCGGGGCACCGAATATTTCAATCAAGCTGAAAGTATCCCTGCTCATTTTTATGGCTCTGGAACAACTCAACTGGCGGCAGGTTGAGTTTATGTTTATGCGCAGGATCGATTGGATCAATGCGACATATTCAGAATTTGGACAAGCCTTTATCGACCATACCACGTTATTCAAGTTTTATCAGCAAATCGAAGATGATAAAGCCACTTACCAACTCCTTGTCGACCTCACCAATAACTTTATCAAAAGCTGTGGGGTTTCAAAGAAGAAACAGCGCGTTGATTCTTTTTCATGCTTGGATGGCTCGCGACACTTTCCCGTTATGGATTATTCAAGGAAACCATCAGGGGTTTCTTCAAGCACTACGAAAGCATAAGCCCGGACTGTATGCAGAGGTAAAAGACGAACTTTCCCTTGATTACCTACAGGATAATTTTGATTTAACAGAAAAGGATAAAGATAAGGCCAGAGGTCGAATCAAGGAAATGGCCAAGGATCTTTACCTGCTGAAAACATCTTTTGAACATCATCATCAAGTGGGCCATTACCAGACATTTAAGACATTAGCCCAAGTGTTTGATCAGCAGTGTGCTGTTAAATCTGAAAATGACCTTTCTTCTTCTCCTGCTGATGTTGACTCTGACAAAGAACTCGTTGAAGCTGCAAGGAATACCGCTCCGGTTGACTCTGAAGAGGAAATATCGTCTGGCAACATGACACCTGCTGATGAATCAGCTGACAGTACAAAAAATATTGTTCCTGCTGAACCTGAGATAGAAATACGGGCGAAGCCGGTGGGTGATAAAATCAGGCTACCAACTTAAGCCGGGACAGAAAGTAAATTCAAAGGGTTACTCTTGACATGTTTTCTCGGCTTACGAGGCAGGGGCAACTCGCCCACTTGGTGCAGCAACCATTCAAATAAGTCCGGTGGCTTTTCACCAAACAATCGTTGCGCTGCTGTACTGCCATCTGAGCGTTTTGTGAAATAATTATGCATAACGGTAAGCGATTTGAGACGATTTGAATTCAATCCTCTATTATTATGATGAATTTGTGACAAGAATCCGTTACGTCCTTCGACAGCAGAGGAAGCTCGATGAAATTTTCCCACCATTTCCTCGGCCCAATTTTGCCAAAAGAAAATCTCATCCTCGCTAAATGTTCCAGTCAAGGCATGCGCCTGAAAGACGACCAAAGCTTTTTCCCATACTTTTTCATATTCTTTTCGAAGGGTTGGGTTCTTAGTTTTTCATGCCTGATTGTACCAATACACCGTAGGCAAAAGATGGTACATTGCCCAATCCAGCAGTTCCTTGCTCCTCTTTCCCAGCCCTATCAGGTTAGTGAACACATACAACCACCAAAAATCAATTGATGGGACGGGTACCAACTTAAGCCGGGACAAAATGAACCTCGTCCCAAAAAATCATAACCTGAAATATCGTTTTTGATTGCCAGAAGTCTATGAAAAATAAGTTTATTGAAAAAATACTTTAACTGCTCGTAAAAAAATAGCATATTTCCGTTATGAAAGCATTAACGGAAAAAATACGATCTATCGGTGGCAGAGTTTTTGCGGCTCTGGGGAAGTCAGACAAGCTTACCTACGAACAACTGGCAAAAGAAGCGAATACAAGCAAAAGTAGTGCGTTTCGACAAGTTAAAGGAATTCAAAGAAGAAATATCTATCCCGAATCTGTTTTGTGGGAACATGAAGAGGGGTATGAGTGGATTCGCAGGCATTTTTTTGCCACCTTGTTGATATTCGGTGTGCAACATGGAATAGGAGCGGACACCCTTTCCGAATATTTCAAGGTGCTTCGACTCGACACGCATATCGGGGTATCACCCACGCCTATACGAACCAGACTCTCTCAGCTTCAGGATGCAATTATCAGGTTTCAAAAAGAAGTTGAACAAAATTATAAAGATGTATTCAAAGAGGTGATCGGTGCGGCGGACGAAACATTTTTCTGCAATGCACTCATTCTGGTATTTATGGACCTGTCATCGGGTTATTTAATTTTAGAGGATGTCGCTGATGACAGAAGTTTTGATACCTGGTTTAAAATGTTGGAACCACGCCTTGAGGAGTTAGGTGTACACGTTCAGCTGATGGTATCTGATCGAGCTAAAGCGTTAATAAAGTTGGCTGTGGTCGGGCTTAAATGTGATCACAACGCTGATATTTTTCACGGCTTGCACGATATCAGTAAATGGATGAGCTCAACTTTAGGCCGCCGTAAGAGCACGACGAAAAGACAGTTGGATAAGTGCGAGTCAAGTCTTGAAAAAGCTGAAAAAGAGGAGCAAACAAAAAAATTGTGGCCTCCAAAGTGAAGCAGGTCGAAGAAGCACGGGCTCAAGACCAAAAAGCCACGCAAGATCTGGATAACTACCGTGGAACAATAAGGAAAATATCAAAAACGGTGCATCCGTTCAAACTGGACGACAATAAACCGCAAGATTCTGCAAACGTTGCAAAAGAGCTGCGAGAGCAAGCCAAGAATATTGAAACGCTGGCCTGCAAAACAAGGGCTACCAGCTTAAGCCGGGACAAAAGTTCGGGTTCTGAAGTCTCCGAATTCGGCAAAAGCCCCCGCTATGAACAGTTTGCGACGGTTTACGCAATTGCCTGATTTTGCAAGCTGTCCCGCCTTAAGTTGGTAGCCCAAACAAGGTATTAACGACAATACCGGCGTTATGAAGAAATTTAAGAATCAAATAAAAGAATTGGTCCCATCAATTGATTTTTGGTGGTTGTATGTGTTCACTAACCTGATAGGGCTGGGAAAGAGGAGCAAGGAACTGCTGGATTGGGCAATGTACCATCTTTTGCCTACGGTGTATTGGTACAATCAGGCAAGAAAAACTAAGAACCCAACCCTTCGAAAAGAATATGAAAAAGTATGGGAAAAAGCTTTGGTCGTCTTTCAGGCGCATGCCTTGACTGGAACATTTAGCGCGGATGAGATTTTCTTTTGGCAAAATTGGGCCGAGGAAATGGTGGGAAAATTTCATCGAGCTTCCTCTGCTGTCGAAGGACGTAACGGATTCTTGTCACAAATTCATCATAATAATAGAGGATTGAATTCAAATCGTCTCAAATCGCTTACCGTTATGCATAATTATTTCACAAAACGCTCAGATGGCAGTACAGCAGCGCAACGATTGTTTGGTGAAAAGCCACCGGACTTATTTGAATGGTTGCTGCACCAAGTGGGCGAGTTGCCCCTGCCTCGTAAGCCGAGAAAACATGTCAAGAGTAACCCTTTGAATTTACTTTCTGTCCCGGCTTAAGTTGGTAGCCTTTCTTGGGTTAGCACTTTGTATCAGTGATTCCGTTTTTTCCGGATTGATCCCTGATATAAACCCGTTGTGTTGATTGATAATTGAAAGTAGTTTGGCTGATTGCTGTTGAATCAGCTCCCTTCTGACCTTATCCTTTTCTTTTTCCGCAACGAAAGAGAGATAGAAACCGGGAATCAGTCGATCCTTCAGTAGTATTTCTTCTTCACCGGAAAAATTCATATTTTCGAGATATTGATCCACCATTGTCCAAAAGAAGGCTATGGTGGAAACTAAATTGGCCACAACCTTATACGCTTTTTCAACACGATTGCGGCATTTCCCGGAAAGATCGGCTGCCGCTTTATTTATTTCGGAAAAGCAGGAGTCTAGGAGGCTCTCCACCGTAGAAGGATCCTGCCTTTCTCCTGTTGTGGGATCATAGGGGTGATAAATATGCCCGATCCTCTTTCTCGCCGCACGGATGGTTTCCTGGTTTTCACGAGCTTTCAGCAGTTCCGCCTCCGCACTTTCTCTTTGTTTTTCAGCAAGGTTAACCTTTTTTTCAAAACCCGGTCTCCTGCCTCTCGGGCGACGCTCCCGTGAATCGTAACGATGCATTTCTTCTTTTATTTTATCTACTTGCTTCCCTGACGATTGAAAAGCTTTTTCCGCTCTTCTGATCTTCGAAGCAAGCGGCCCGGAAGTCCCTTTTCCTATATCGTGAGATACATGAAAAATATCCGACGAATGATGAACCCCGAGCCTTTTTTTAACATGATTCAGTAAGCCGCTGCCTTGATCACTGGTAACCTGAATCACCTTGACCGGTAGGCTGGAAAGTGCATCTTTAACTGATGTGTCCCAAGTTTCCCCCTTTCTGTTTTCGGCGTATTTTTCCAAAAGTATATAGTTTGACACCGGTTCCATAGCAACAAGGCATATCTCTGGATGGAAAGTTTCATCTTCCGCCAAGGTGATTGCCTTTGGCGGCATTTGAGTCGCGAGGCGATCATGTTCAGACTTGCCAAATCGTATCAACTCATTATCCATTTTGTTTGAGATTCTACGCTGAGTTGCATATGAACTTCCGATAAACGGAGCAAGTCCGCACGCTTTAAGGAAATTACTGACATTGTGAATGCTTGCCACCCCAACCTTGGTAAATTCTAAATGAGCGACGGTTACCAGTCTGTGCAAAAAAGCCACCCCGTCCGGGCTTTCAAAGAAATCAATGAGAGCCGGAGAGGCATCAATATTCTCTTTACGTTTGAGCCAATATTGAAGCGTAGTTCTTGGAATCTTTTCCTTTTGGGCAAACTGCCGTTGACTTTGTCGACCTCTTTCCTCTTCAAATTCACATATCTTTATCGAGGAATGAAGCCGGTTGTGATTATTTCCTCTTACTTTATCTGGAGAAATTTGATATTGTGTGGTCATAGCTGCTTGTTTTTGTTGGTTTGTTCTTTGGTTGGAAAAAACCTAATACAAAATCAAGCAGCTTTCATCTATCTTATTCTTCTAAAAAAATATTTTTCTTTCCCACAGGTCACTTTCTCCAAAAAATAGAAAGCTCCAAGAGGATTGAGCTGTGCTTTGGCAGTACAAAATTGGCCGAACTTAGAACCAAGCCCGAAACGATTATGGTCATTATCGTTGGCCCGGTGACCATGTCGCCTCCTTATTTTCCCCATCCACCTTCAGGGTAAAGGGACTGGCAAGCCGCACATGGCAGACCCCTTCCCGCTCACTCTCTCTTTCCAGAGAAAGAAGCCACTCCCAATCAATGCTATCACCGCTACCTTGTCCTCGGACCATGAGATACGGAATTCCCAGCGAAGTAATATTTTGAAAAAAATGTGACCCTT from Candidatus Electrothrix communis encodes the following:
- a CDS encoding DUF6399 domain-containing protein, which produces MKKFKNQIKELVPSIDFWWLYVFTNLIGLGKRSKELLDWAMYHLLPTVYWYNQARKTKNPTLRKEYEKVWEKALVVFQAHALTGTFSADEIFFWQNWAEEMVGKFHRASSAVEGRNGFLSQIHHNNRGLNSNRLKSLTVMHNYFTKRSDGSTAAQRLFGEKPPDLFEWLLHQVGELPLPRKPRKHVKSNPLNLLSVPA
- a CDS encoding transposase, whose translation is MLLINIVEQLAQENQELKETVKLLKDENNRLKGEQGCPIIRPKTQSGDISSESDRKKKKTTKQPKRKKRNFVIHEKKSCPVDKEKLPADAVPKGHDTVVVQDIIIEVKNTAFKREVYYSASENRRIIGALPIEYQGGFGPGIRTLVLCLYNDSNMSQPKIHSLLQTVGVEISPATISRIITDDVTCFHDEKSEIVSAGLQATNYQNADDTSARVNGANFYNHVLCSPYYTAYFTRAKKNRLTLLEIFSEGELTFQLNSQTIELLSDFNLSEKQRQRLTPFLSERIMERSEMDALLSRLFPDPGKQKTNRQRILEACAVTAFRHQGRPFPILICDDAPQFKGITEHLGLCWVHEGRHYKKLQPFMENNREKLAKVLSDFWDYYHCLRSYKEAPSKAEAERLSEQFDTLFLQTTGYDQLDDRLRKTWAKKDNLLLVLQYPHIPLHNNSAELGARVQARKRDVSFQTKNEKGTQAKDTMMTVVETAKKMSVNVFEYIHDRISKKYEMPSLASIISSQSQHTASDPA